Proteins encoded by one window of Rubrobacter indicoceani:
- the gcvT gene encoding glycine cleavage system aminomethyltransferase GcvT, producing the protein MAENGLKRTPLHREHVEAGAKLVDFAGYEMPVQYTGENGGIKAEHGAVRNHAGLFDVSHMGEVFFRGADAEVAVQRLVTRDVSRLEVGQAGYAAVCHESGGTVDDVLVYKRESDYLVVVNAANREKDLAHFRLNTADLDVEIADESEGWALLALQGPEAVGMLQRFTGADLASIKYYRFVEGEVDGKPAILSRTGYTGEDGFEVYLKPDDAPGLWKTLTDAGAVPAGLGARDTLRLEAGMCLYGNDLSDDVSPLEAGIGFAVHLIKEPGFIGQAALLGQDLDGAQRKLVALEVEGRGIARHGYTVTDGAEIVGEVTSGTQSPTLGKAIALALVDSHAGDDLQVIVRERPVPVKIVGLPFYKRESQGTT; encoded by the coding sequence GTGGCGGAGAACGGCCTCAAGCGGACCCCGCTCCACAGGGAGCACGTAGAAGCCGGTGCGAAGCTCGTTGACTTCGCGGGCTACGAGATGCCCGTTCAGTACACCGGCGAGAACGGCGGCATAAAGGCCGAGCACGGAGCGGTCCGCAACCACGCCGGGCTCTTCGACGTTTCTCACATGGGCGAGGTCTTCTTTCGGGGTGCGGACGCCGAAGTCGCGGTGCAGCGGCTCGTGACCCGCGACGTGTCTCGCCTGGAAGTCGGTCAGGCCGGGTACGCGGCGGTCTGCCACGAGTCGGGCGGGACGGTGGATGACGTCCTTGTCTACAAGCGCGAGTCCGACTACCTGGTCGTCGTTAACGCGGCCAACCGAGAAAAGGACCTGGCACACTTCCGCCTGAACACCGCCGACCTCGACGTCGAGATAGCCGACGAGTCCGAGGGGTGGGCCTTGCTCGCGCTTCAGGGGCCGGAGGCCGTCGGGATGCTCCAGCGTTTCACCGGGGCGGACCTCGCGTCCATAAAGTACTACCGCTTTGTAGAGGGAGAGGTGGACGGGAAGCCCGCGATACTCTCGCGCACCGGGTACACCGGCGAAGACGGCTTCGAGGTCTATCTGAAGCCCGACGACGCGCCGGGGTTGTGGAAGACCCTTACGGACGCGGGAGCCGTACCCGCCGGGCTCGGGGCGAGGGACACGCTTCGTCTGGAAGCGGGGATGTGCCTCTACGGAAACGACCTCTCGGACGACGTTTCGCCGCTCGAAGCCGGGATAGGGTTCGCGGTGCACCTGATCAAAGAACCGGGTTTCATCGGGCAGGCAGCGCTTCTCGGGCAGGATCTCGACGGAGCGCAGCGCAAGCTCGTCGCGCTCGAAGTCGAGGGACGCGGCATCGCGAGGCACGGCTACACGGTCACGGACGGAGCGGAGATAGTGGGAGAGGTGACGAGCGGCACTCAGTCTCCGACGCTCGGTAAGGCAATCGCCCTCGCGCTTGTTGATTCGCATGCCGGCGACGACCTGCAGGTCATAGTTCGTGAGCGCCCCGTTCCCGTTAAAATAGTCGGGCTGCCGTTCTACAAGCGCGAAAGTCAGGGGACCACATGA